In the Rhinolophus ferrumequinum isolate MPI-CBG mRhiFer1 chromosome 12, mRhiFer1_v1.p, whole genome shotgun sequence genome, GCCAGCCCTGGGAAAGGGACGCCTGCCCTGGCCAGAGCCCTTGAGAAACATGTCTCTTTCTTTGGAACTACCTTGCAAGGTGGGTATTGGCACAACTAGGATTCTGAAGGTGGGCTCCTCCAAGCCCCAGAACAGAGAGGGTGAGATGCCCTCGCAGCCTCACCACGCTCTGAGAGCCAGCCAGCTCAGAGCCAGCTGCAGCCTGGCATTGGGGGCCTGGGGCAGGCAGCCTCACCTGTGACGTGGAGCAGTTACGTGGGCCTCACTTGTCTCAGATGGCAAAGGGGAGACTTCTAGGTGCTGTGAGAAGAACCGAGCACTGGGTGTCGGAAGGGCTTCTTGTGATTTCACAAACCATCTCCCCAGGTGGCCTTCCCAGCAGGCTCTGTGCCGTCCTCTCTGCTAATTCCTGCCCGTGTCTCTTGCTTTCAAGCTTGCGCCATCTCTGGCCTCTTCAACTGCGTCAGCATCCATCCTCTGAACATCGCAGCTGGCGTGTGGATGATGTGAGTAGCCCATGCCTGTCCCGCCGGGTGGCCTTTGGGGCATGTGGATTTCTGGCCGCTGTGCAGACCTTCACCTCCTGACAACTACCCTGTTCTGTTCAGCCTCCCTAGTCCTCAttagggccagggctgggggacgCCCACCCCGCCTTTGCTGGTGTAGGGCCGAGGTCACTCATTTCCTGAGGGTCTCCTGAGTCAGACTCTGCAGACACCAAGTCCACCCCCAGCGGCCTCGCCTCTGGGAGCTCCCAAGGCCACCTGGACCAGCCAAGGACTGAGGTGGAAGGGTGGTTTCTGACGGGGTTGGAGTCAGGTGCTGGGTCAGGAGGTCCAGCTTGGAGGAGGGTGTGCAGTGCCGGCCACAGACAGGACAGGTTAGAGTTGGCACAGGATCAGGCAGTTAGAACGACCCAGGTGAGTTCCCTGCCCCCCTCCTGCCAGGGTAGCTTGATCCTGTTGGAAGGGAAGGGAGCGGTGAGAACCGGCCAGTGCGGCTATGGCTGCATCTGACCCCCCAGGCATGTGAGAAGTGGCTGTGCACCAAGCATGGTCCGTGCCCACGTGGGGCTTGGGCTGGGAGCGCAGAGATGGACACGTGGTCCAACCCTCAGAGGGCTCAGGCCAGTAGCGAGGCCTGGGCAtttccgggggtgggggggtgcacaGACCTGTGCTGCCAGAGGCAGTAGGGACGGGACGGACACGCGGGCGAGAGGCACTGGACTCTTAGACGAGAAAGGGTTGGCCACGCACTGCGGAGGGTCAGGTTGGGAGGCCTGGCCCATGTGGGCGAGGCTCCGGGTTGGGGGCCGTGTTAGTGGTGCAGAGTTCCTGCTCTGGGGGGTGTGGTGGGCTGTTGGGGTGCCCTGAGCCTGCATTTCTGTCAACTGAGGGTAACGAGGGAACGTTTCCCCAGGCCTGAGGGCGACGGAAGGGCCAGTGTCTGTGAGCCAGCCGCAGAGAACACGAGAACGAGCAGACATCCTCAGTGCCCCGTGGCTTGGCTGTTCTGTGCAGCACATGGGGCGCTGCACAGAAGGGCTTGCGGAGTTCCTTCCCCCACGTGTGGGCTTCCTGAGGGTGGGGCTATGTTAGTGCACAGACTGACCTGCACCTAGCTTTCCTGGGGGACAACTTTCCCAGCCGATGGCGACGCTGTGACAGCCCTGCTGTCCCGCACGGAGGAACTTGCTGTGTGCTGACAGCAGTGCTGTGACACAGAAGTTTCTGGCCCCCTTCAGAGACCAGCAGGATGAGGGGAAGACCCTGATTCTCCCCTCAGGAGCGCCAGTTCCGTTAGGGAGCCGTGCAGGGGGGCAGCGGGGAGTGGTGACATGTCCTGCAGAGGCTCTGCGAGGGAGAGCCGGGAGGCGTGGAGGGGCGTGGGTGGCGTCGCCCCACTTGTCAGCGGCACTGTCCTCTCCCCCGCCCAGCACGAACGCCTTCATCCTGTTGCTCTGCGAGGCGCCCTTCTGCTGCCAGTTCATTGAGTTTGCGAACACGGTGGCGGCGAAGGTGGACAGGCTGCGCTCCTGGCAGAAGGCTGTCTTCTACTGCGGGTGAGGGGCTGCGGGCAGGGCCGGGACGGGGGACGTGTGACCTCGGGGGCCCAGACTTGGTTCCCAAGCCCAGCATGCTAGGTGACCTGAAGGGCAGGGGACACGCTGGCCGGGGCGATCGGTGGAGGTGTCGCCTGGGACTCCTTGGTGCTGTGCCAGTGGGATGGGCCCCACAGCTCAGTCGTGCGCGGTTCAGACATGGGGCACACGCGCCTTGCAGCGCTGTGTGCAGTGGGGAGCAACGAGATGCGCCTGGGCTCTTGGCCCAGCCGTCGGGAGTTGTTTAACACGTTTTGGTACGTTCGTGGGATGAGTGTCTGCACAGCCTTTCCAGAGTGTGGTCAATCTAGGCTTCCTGACAGGAAGGGAAGAGCGAGCTGCAGAACAGAAAGTATCACCTTCCAAGTACGCCTTTCTCTTATATTCCTGTTTCTAACAACATATTCAATATGAGTCATGAGATTGAACTAATTCCAGGATGTGTTTCATACACAGAAgcttctagaacagtgcctggtgccGAGGAGGCCCTCAACAGCTTCTGGCAGCAGCAGCAATAGTTGCTATTATGCATATTATCTTTAGAAGTAAACATGGGGGGGGGTCTTATTTCAAACGTTTCTCCCCTTCCTGGGGGCTCAGCCGTTTGGACAGAACACAAGACGTGTGTCCTGTCCTAGAGCCCTTTCCCCCAAATCTAAACCATAGGGTCACATACGCACCGTCCTGTCCTTTCCCTTGATCTTTacgtttttaaatgtaatttttaaatactaactGCAGTACGTATTCATtacaaataatttggaaaatagaaaactgTTACCCAAAGCACCATTACTTGTTAACATTTGATATATGTCCTTTCACTGTGTCTTCAGGcatcaaaaaaaaatctgtttctgaCATGGTTATAGCCAttgtaaataaatttgtatactgctttttttttcatagaacatCATGATATAAACATTTTCAGCATTACCACAAAGACTTCGTAAGATTTCTTCTAATGATAGGAATATTTATTTAACTGGATATAGGATGCTTTTCTGAATTTGTACATGGTGGTCTCAGGCAAGCTGTGACGAACATCTGCGTGCTAAAACTTTCTGTTTATGATGATGTCCTTaggatatactgtattttgccatgtataatgcgcacccacgtttctgacccaaactttcagggggaaaaaaaatctttcattttaattttttaattcaaatttttatccatttacatttaggtacttgttttttgtattataaaggaattttagcatctATTTTTTAATACGGcacaataaatttttttgtaacaaataattacaaaacataagaacatatacaaggtacaagacattttatgtaccggtaacaaatttatgatatttaggCATCATAGAATGCCAAGAAttctttgttgttgcaagttcgtcgtaagttcaacagAACTATCGTATTCCAGGATAttgttttgcatacagatatctttattgatttctagagttatacttttaattcataagcataaataaaagaatttaaaaacatttccatagATACAGagttagtactacccatgtataatggaCATCCTTATTTTTGCCTcacaaatttgagcaaaaaagaatgcttaatacacagcaaaatacggtatgtCTAGGTGTGGAATTATTAGGTCAAAGATTACGATCATTTAAAAGATTTCAATGCTTCACTAAATTACTTTCCCAGGAGGTTATCTGATTTCTTCCCATCCTCCCTTCCAGCGCTGTGTACCATTTTCACATTTGTATCTGTTACCTAAGAGGTGAAATATTTTCCCACGTTTTCTActgattgcattttcttttttgaaaatggtCTAGTTTACTTTTTATCTATTGGTATCTTAATGTTTCACTTAGTAAgttctgtgtgtttctgtat is a window encoding:
- the CACFD1 gene encoding calcium channel flower homolog isoform X2 → MSLSLELPCKVAFPAGSVPSSLLIPARVSCFQACAISGLFNCVSIHPLNIAAGVWMITNAFILLLCEAPFCCQFIEFANTVAAKVDRLRSWQKAVFYCGMAVVPIIISLTLTTLLGNAIAFATGVLYGLSALGKKGDAISYARIQQQKQQADEEKLAETLEGEL